Genomic window (Bosea vaviloviae):
GGCCGTGTCGAACAGGGTCACGCCAAGATCGACGGCGCGGCGCAAGGTGGCGATGGCGGCGCTCTCTTCCTGCCCGCCATAGGCGAAGCTCATTCCCATGCAGCCCAGGCCGACAGGATAGACGCTCAGTTCAGTTCCAAGCTTGCGGGTTTTCATCACGGGCTCCTCTGCTGTGATGATGGTGAGATAGCGCCGCTGGCTTCGTTCGATAATCGGCTTGAGTCTGCACGGCTTGATCTATTAAATAGAGCAATGAACCGTGGTCATCTCTCGCAATTGGCCGTCCTGGCGGCGGTTGCCCGCAATGGCGGCTTTCGCGACGCGGCGAAGGAACTCGGCATCGCCCCCTCCGCCGTCAGCCATGCGGTATCGGCGCTGGAGGCCGGCTTGGGCGTTCGCCTGCTGGCGCGCAGCACACGTAGCGTCGCGCCCACGGAAGCTGGAGCCCAGTTGCTGGAGCGGCTGCGCCCGGCGCTGCTGGAAATCGATCTCGCGCTGGAGGCGGCGGTCGCGTCCCGGGATGTGCCCGCCGGCAATCTCCGGCTGACCGTGCCGCGCACGGCGGCCCATACCGTGCTGGCGCCGAAGCTCGGCGCCTTCACCGTCGCTTTTCCCGAGATCGTGCTGGAGATCGTCATCGAGGACCGGTTTTCCGACGTCGTCGAGGGTGGTTTCGACGCGGGCATCAGGCTCGGCGAAAGCCTGCAGCGCGATATGATCGCGGTTCGCATCGGGCCTTCGATGCGGGGGGCGGCGGTCGCTGCGCCCTCCTATTTCGAAGGCAGGCCGCGGCCGGAGCGACCGCAGGACCTGTCCGCTCATCGCTGCATCCGCTTCCGCTTCTCCAGCGGCGTGATCTATCGCTGGGAGTTCGAGAAGGCGGGCGTCGTCGTCGAGCCGCCGGTCGAGGGGCCCTTGATCCTGGGCGAGGATCACCTGATCGCGCAGGCTGCCATCGATGGGGCTGGCATCGCTTTCGTATTCGAGGACTATGTTCGCGATGCCCTCGCCGACGGCCGGCTGGTGCGTGTGCTGGAGGATTGGTGCCCGCCTTTCGACGGCTTCCACCTCTACTATCCCAGCCGCCGCCAGATGCGGCCGGCACTCAGGGCTTTCATCGATTTCTTTCGAGTGGCGAGTAGCGAGTAGTGAGTGGCGAATAGCGAGTAGCGAATGGCGAATGGCAAGGTTAGCTTCCATTCGCCATTCGCCATTCGCCACTCGCCATTCGCTATTCCTCAGCGAACCGGCGGCGCGAATTGCAGCCCGCCATTGGTCCAGAGCTTGTTGACGCCGCGCGGCAGGTTGATGCCCGATTTCGCTCCGAAATTGCGCTCGAAGCTCTCGCCGTAATTGCCGACGGCCTTGACGATGCGCGCGACCCAGTCGTTGCTGAGGCCGAGCCCCTCGCCGAATTTGCCCTCGACTCCGAGCAGGCGGCGGATTTCCGGGTTCTTCGAGTTGGCCATCTCGGCGACATTGGCCTGGGTGACGCCGAGTTCTTCG
Coding sequences:
- a CDS encoding LysR family transcriptional regulator, yielding MNRGHLSQLAVLAAVARNGGFRDAAKELGIAPSAVSHAVSALEAGLGVRLLARSTRSVAPTEAGAQLLERLRPALLEIDLALEAAVASRDVPAGNLRLTVPRTAAHTVLAPKLGAFTVAFPEIVLEIVIEDRFSDVVEGGFDAGIRLGESLQRDMIAVRIGPSMRGAAVAAPSYFEGRPRPERPQDLSAHRCIRFRFSSGVIYRWEFEKAGVVVEPPVEGPLILGEDHLIAQAAIDGAGIAFVFEDYVRDALADGRLVRVLEDWCPPFDGFHLYYPSRRQMRPALRAFIDFFRVASSE